Below is a window of Pogoniulus pusillus isolate bPogPus1 chromosome 2, bPogPus1.pri, whole genome shotgun sequence DNA.
caaagtgatgctgcacccagctctgggatCCCTGTTTGCCAGGGAAGGCACAGCTGGGGAGCATCACAGCTACCTACAGAACATGGGTTAACAAGGGattgctgcagaggctgcctggggcaccAGAACCACTCCAACCCACCCCGAACACCCAGGACAAACCACTCACCAGCCCATTCTGCAGCATGACAGCTGGAGGGGAGGTGCTGCGAGCCTGTGACACAGCTGCTCTACCTCCTCTGCAAACAGGGCAGAAGCTGGGTTAGCGACAAGGGAGGAAGCTCCAGTACAACTGTGTAACGTTGCTGGTGCACAAGAAGCAGGGAGCCACAGGGAACTGAGCTGAGCCCAGTCATGCCCACCTCAAAATTACAAGTCTGGTCATCACTTTACCTggcagaagctggagaagagggacTGTCTGCTGGCCAGGCAGCTCCACTGCTAGATGTGGTGACAGTTTTAGAGGAAGGTACCTGAGCTCTTGCAATTGCAGCATGCCTAAAACAGATGAGATGCCTGTGAACCATCACAAGTGATCTCCAGGCACTGAAAATCCAGAGAGATGAAACCAGATaagcaagatcatagaatcatagaaccaaccaggttggaagagacctccaagctcatccagtccaacctagcacccacccctagccagtcagccagaccacggcactaagtgccccagccagccttggcttcaacacctccagccacggccactccaccacctccctgggcagcccattccaatgccaatcactctctctgacaacttcctcctaacatccagcccagacctcccctgccacagcttgagactctgtccccttgttctgtactgcttgcctggccagcagagcccaaccccacctggctacagcctccctgcagggagctgcagacagcaatgagctctgccctgagcctcctctgctgcaggctgcacacccccagctccctcagcctctcctcacagggctctgctccaggtccctccccagccttgctgcccttctccaaacaccttccagcacctcaacatctctctgcaatggaggagcccacaactggacacagcactgaaggggtggcctgagcagtgctgagcacaggggcacaagaacctcccttgtcctgctgcccacactgctgctgagccagcccaggatgccactggctctgctgcccacctgggcactgctgcctcctcttcagctcctctctcccagcaccccaagctccctctctgcctgtctgctctcagccactctggccccagcctgtagtgctgcttggggttgttgtggccaaagtatagaaccctgcacttggccttgttcagtctcatcccattggcctctgcccacccatccagcctggccaggtccctctgcaagggctctcctaccctccaacagctccacagctgctcctagcttggtgtcatctgcaaacttactaatgctggactcaatcccctggtccagatgatcaataaagatattgaacaggactgggcccagcactgatgcctgggggactccaccagtgacagctgccaactggttgtggcatcattcaccaccattctctgggcccagtttttgacccatttcagagtgaaactgtccaagccatgagccatctggcaagcacagctccatccctgccagcctgtctgTCCCCATGCCCTTAccctgctctggagagaggATGCCCTGCCCCACTGCAGTCATGGTCCAGTGGGTGCCGGTGCTTGAGGCAGTAGTTCTTGTGGCACTGATCACAGATCACCTTCATCATCTCCTTTTGCTTGCAGCCAGATTTCATACACTTATTGGTGAAGAtctgaaagaaaacacagcagcagtgaaaagGACAAAGGACTGGTCCTTCCCTCCATGTCAGGCCCTGGGCATTCCTCCTCCAGTATTTCTTCTTTGAGGCTCTAGAATTGTTTTCTGAATGTTTTCTGTAGAGAGCTCAAAGCTCTCATGAATTGGTAATGGTTTCCCCAGACAAGAGTCTTCCAGATCACAGGGTGCACAGCAGAAAAAagcctgccttgcccagggacTTCTAtttgccaccagctgctgctggattaTTGCAGGGCCAGCTTCCTGTATCAATTTCCTCTCCTTGCAAGATATGGCAGCTAATTGCTGATTGCACTTTCCTAATGGCAGCAAACCACTTCCCATCCTTACATCCCAGGTGGTTGCCCAGCCCCATTCCATCACAGCTCACATCCCCAGACTTATACCACAAAGTCCTGCACCTCAAGCTCACCAACCCAGGTAgcagaggctctggccaggctgatctagggtagggtgtccctgggcatggtaggagggttggaactagatgatccttgtggtcccttccaaccctgactgattctatgactccttcCATCACCCTATGAAGAGATGGCACCAGAGCAGGGACAAACTCTGTGCCACCTGCAAGCTTCAACGGGgacccagcagagctctgcagtgagaTGGAGTGTGCCAGCTTCCCTCAGCCTACGCAGAGATGGCACCAGAGCGGGGACAAGTTCTGTGCCACCCCCAAGCTTCAGTGGGgacccagcagagctctgcagcgaGATGGAGTGTGCCAGATTGCTCCTACCTTGCGCTTGCGTTGCGCGGGGTCGGACCTGCAGTCGCGGTCAATGTGCTCACCCACCACCACGTCGGGCATCTCCCCCCGCCTCACAGGCACTggggtgttgcagagggggcaCACGGGGACCTGCACATCCTGTAGAGAAAAAGGGgctaggagcaggcagctgggcaacATCAAGTACGATTTGCTCATCTctcagccttccaggacctgccTGCCCTGGTCCCCGCAGCATCGCTGTGGGTAGAGACCTTCCTCACCTCCCTTAAAACTGCTCTTTCTGACCCAGCAGATGAGacagacacaaacacacagCGTGGGAAGGGAAGACAGCTGGACTGGGAGGTGCCAAAACCATTTCACTCAGTGGCAGAGGGCAGGCTTGAAGTTTGAGGCACTGACATACAGTTGCTGGCTTTCAGGGGCACCTCCGGACTTAGCACACACCACAGAGGTTACTGCCAAAGCGACCGAAGTCACAAGCTGCTCCGATCTTCGGCTGGGAACGCTCAGCAGCTCCGTGTGGGAGGCTAAACTAAACATCTTCTCCATGCTTACCTTCTTGTAGGCAGAGGTGCAGTTGTGCTGGGCGTAAGCAACGTGGTCGGTGCAGAAGATCTGCTCGCAGGCGTCGCACTTCAGCGGGAGGAAGTCTGGGAGCAGGGAAACGCCGCAGAGGTCAGCGCCGCCCGCCTGCGCCCAGCGCCGCCCCGGCCTCCCGCAGGCCCAGCCCTGGCTCTCGACCGCTTCTCCTTTCCCGCAGCTCCCGGCACAGACACAAAGCGGCTGCGGATCCACAGCTGCGCCTCCAGCAGCCCCCGGTGCGCCTCCTCCAAACGAGCCCTCCCCGGCCTCGGCAGCGGCGGCCCGAAAGCACACCCAGCCGGAGACGTGCGGGGCGGCCGCACCCAACACGGGTCCCGCGGCTGTGCACCGGGGGAAGGACGAACCCCCCGGAGGACCTCTCGGTACCCACCGCTGTGTCCggcctccccagcccctgccccgccGGTTACAGCCGTGTGCCTGGGCACAGGCCCCCGGAGGACCCCCGGCTTGGCGGAACTCAGCTCCACCCCGATACCGGGAAAGAACAGCGACCTCGGCCGCCCCGCGCCCCGCCGCCAAGGGCAGGCCTGGCATCACGACCCGCCCTTCACCCCCGCCACACCGAGCAGCAGCCCGGCCGCGGCCCCCGCGCCAGCGCCTGCCCCGGACGGCTGGGGGCACGTCCGGAGCGCTCTGCACCCGCCGCCCCTCCGGTGGCCCCGCGGCCCTCACCTAGGCGCTGGCAGGCGGGCCAAGAGCAGTGGGCTCCCAGGTCCGGGAACTCCATGGCGGGCGGGCACCTACCGGGACCGGCGGCTGCCGCTTCCGGCGCtgcgcggggcggggccggccCCGAGCCCGCCCCCGGGCCGCCTCCGCTGCCCTCCCTCCGccgcctccctcctcctcccgtCCCCGCTCCCGCCCCCGCCCGCCCTGCCCCGGGAGAGACGCGAAACTCGGATCCGCCACCGCCTGACGGCTCTCCGCTCCCTCCGAGCTGCTTCCAAGTGTTCGGGTGCCATGCTGCGGTACCCGACCGAGCGCAGACGCCCAGCGATGCCCGAGAGAGGCCACGGCAGGAAGACACTGGAGCacggagcagggccaggagcgaGTTTCATTCATTGCAAAAATCTCCACAGCCACCCAACAGCAGAACTCAAACCGGACAGGGGAAACACCACCCCAGAGCCTGTTCAAGCAGTTACACGGACGATGACAAGGGCTGGCGTACGGGGGTCTCTTCACAGAGCCCACCTGCCTCTTTCGCCCCTGCTGCCAACCCTCCCCTCCAAACAgcccttccccttgcccctgAGAGCCGTGTTTGTCAGTGcaccccttctctccctccctccctctctccctcccaacAAAACCAAGGAAAGTTAAAATTATTTACACTTGTAGCCATTTAAAAACCCAATAAAATAAGATTGCATATGTCCTACTGGGGgcgtgggcagcagcagcagctacagcTAGCTTGGTACTCTTGCGTGCAAAACGAAAGACAAACAGAAGACAGACCAAAATACGGCACCACTACTAGGAAGCATTTGCCGGGGTCGGTGTTTGGATCGTGGTGTAAGGCTTCTAGgagccaggctcctccccagccgcAGGGCAGGGgcggctgccaggcagccagcggAGGCCGGGCTCTAGAAGGATGGGAAGGACTCGTTATTCCAGACACAGCACATTAACACTGACGCGTTTCCATCCCAGTCAACACAAACATCTAAAAACCCACTTGCACGGTCACCACGGtagttcttccttttttccagtGATGGAGGAAGAGAGGGTGCGTGAAGAAGACCTAAGACAGTGGTGCTGCTGTCATCACtgcctcctcctcatctccttgCTTTGGCAGCTCAGCAAGCATGGGAGAggggggagctggaggggcaggaggcttttgtgcttcctgctcctctctgagCCCCAGCTCTACATCCATTTGCTCCAGCTCCCCCTGATCCAGTAGCTCAAAGTCATctgcttcctcctcatcctctggtggtgctgctgtctctgtCTCCGCCGCTTCGCTTTCTgacagctgggcttggaagttCAGTTTCTCTTCAGGCTCGGTCGGCAGGAACtcggaaagggagggtccctcACTGGCCTCCGAGGAccgcagcagggcagagagggtaTTCTGCACAGCCGTGGTAATGGCAGTGGTGACGATCTCCTCACTCAGCGTGTCAATGCTGACGCCCAGGCCCGGGGCAGGGCCAGTCTTTGGCTCTGTGTCGCCTCC
It encodes the following:
- the ZFAND2B gene encoding AN1-type zinc finger protein 2B isoform X1, encoding MEFPDLGAHCSWPACQRLDFLPLKCDACEQIFCTDHVAYAQHNCTSAYKKDVQVPVCPLCNTPVPVRRGEMPDVVVGEHIDRDCRSDPAQRKRKIFTNKCMKSGCKQKEMMKVICDQCHKNYCLKHRHPLDHDCSGAGHPLSRAGAWRSLVMVHRHLICFRHAAIARAQVPSSKTVTTSSSGAAWPADSPSSPASARGGRAAVSQARSTSPPAVMLQNGLSEEEALQRALEISLAESAHSSVQPPSSTQEEEDLALAQALSASEAEYQQSQRQAHPSKPSNCSMS
- the ZFAND2B gene encoding AN1-type zinc finger protein 2B isoform X3, which encodes MEFPDLGAHCSWPACQRLDFLPLKCDACEQIFCTDHVAYAQHNCTSAYKKDVQVPVCPLCNTPVPVRRGEMPDVVVGEHIDRDCRSDPAQRKRKIFTNKCMKSGCKQKEMMKVICDQCHKNYCLKHRHPLDHDCSGAGHPLSRAGHAAIARAQVPSSKTVTTSSSGAAWPADSPSSPASARGGRAAVSQARSTSPPAVMLQNGLSEEEALQRALEISLAESAHSSVQPPSSTQEEEDLALAQALSASEAEYQQSQRQAHPSKPSNCSMS
- the ZFAND2B gene encoding AN1-type zinc finger protein 2B isoform X2; this encodes MEFPDLGAHCSWPACQRLDFLPLKCDACEQIFCTDHVAYAQHNCTSAYKKDVQVPVCPLCNTPVPVRRGEMPDVVVGEHIDRDCRSDPAQRKRKIFTNKCMKSGCKQKEMMKVICDQCHKNYCLKHRHPLDHDCSGAGHPLSRAGAWRSLVMVHRHLICFRHAAIARAQVPSSKTVTTSSSGAAWPADSPSSPASARGGRAAVSQARSTSPPAVMLQNGLSEEEALQRALEISLAESAHSSVQPPSTQEEEDLALAQALSASEAEYQQSQRQAHPSKPSNCSMS
- the ZFAND2B gene encoding AN1-type zinc finger protein 2B isoform X4: MEFPDLGAHCSWPACQRLDFLPLKCDACEQIFCTDHVAYAQHNCTSAYKKDVQVPVCPLCNTPVPVRRGEMPDVVVGEHIDRDCRSDPAQRKRKIFTNKCMKSGCKQKEMMKVICDQCHKNYCLKHRHPLDHDCSGAGHPLSRAGHAAIARAQVPSSKTVTTSSSGAAWPADSPSSPASARGGRAAVSQARSTSPPAVMLQNGLSEEEALQRALEISLAESAHSSVQPPSTQEEEDLALAQALSASEAEYQQSQRQAHPSKPSNCSMS